A stretch of Myceligenerans xiligouense DNA encodes these proteins:
- a CDS encoding ABC transporter permease, whose product MLTNRKSVTGLVVLGLFALLAALADVVAPYGPLEKDYTALKQPPSAVHWLGTTHLGEDIFSQIAYGTRGVLLVGLTAGVLATVVAVIVGVSAGFLGGWRGESLSALSNVFLVLPALPLMIIVASQYDDPSLFLVAAVLAITGWAWGARVLRAQTMSLRSRDFVQAARANGEPLWRIITVEMLPNLTAVIASSFVGTVTAAVLGLTTLAFIGVIPITNLNWGTILYWAQQNGAFPDFWWWYVPAGLAIALLGAALSLISFGIDEYVNPRLRSAGERARSRKRPQKKRTKRSPA is encoded by the coding sequence ATGCTGACCAACCGCAAGTCCGTCACGGGCCTCGTCGTCCTCGGCCTGTTCGCGCTGCTCGCCGCGCTGGCCGACGTCGTCGCCCCGTACGGCCCGCTGGAGAAGGACTACACGGCGCTCAAGCAGCCGCCGTCCGCCGTGCACTGGCTCGGCACCACCCATCTGGGCGAGGACATCTTCAGCCAGATCGCCTACGGGACCCGCGGCGTGCTGCTCGTGGGGCTGACCGCCGGCGTGCTGGCCACGGTGGTCGCGGTGATCGTCGGCGTCAGCGCCGGGTTCCTCGGCGGCTGGCGCGGCGAGTCGCTGTCCGCGCTGTCCAACGTGTTCCTCGTGCTGCCCGCGCTGCCGCTGATGATCATCGTCGCCTCCCAGTACGACGACCCGAGCCTGTTCCTGGTGGCCGCCGTGCTGGCGATCACCGGCTGGGCGTGGGGTGCGCGCGTGCTCCGCGCGCAGACGATGTCGCTGCGGAGCCGCGACTTCGTGCAGGCGGCCCGCGCCAACGGGGAGCCGCTGTGGCGGATCATCACCGTGGAGATGCTGCCCAACCTCACCGCCGTGATCGCGTCGAGCTTCGTCGGCACGGTGACCGCCGCGGTGCTGGGCCTGACCACGCTCGCGTTCATCGGCGTCATCCCGATCACCAACCTGAACTGGGGAACGATCCTGTACTGGGCCCAGCAGAACGGCGCGTTCCCCGACTTCTGGTGGTGGTACGTGCCCGCGGGCCTCGCGATCGCGCTGCTCGGCGCGGCGCTGAGCCTGATCAGCTTCGGCATCGACGAGTACGTCAACCCCCGCCTCCGCTCGGCGGGCGAACGCGCCCGGTCCAGGAAGCGCCCGCAGAAGAAGCGAACGAAGAGGAGTCCTGCGTGA
- a CDS encoding ABC transporter ATP-binding protein, translated as MNRDPVLSVSGLSVTYDVDPPVEAVRDVSLTVGRGEVLGLAGESGCGKSTLAYAVQRLLKPPARITGGQVVLHGVPGSVDGADVDLTTLAPAGMDRLRWDQIAMVFQGAMNSLNPVLSVGEQLADVFTRHRPAMRRAERTAACGALLDMVGVGATRRRSYPHELSGGMRQRVMIAMALALRPRLLVMDEPTTALDVLVQREILQEISRLREELGFSVVFITHDLPLLLEISDRIAVMRAGRIVEIAAAADLYHHPQHEYTKRLLASFPSLTGERGDFVRKGVTV; from the coding sequence GTGAACCGTGATCCCGTGCTGAGCGTGTCCGGGCTCAGCGTGACCTACGACGTCGACCCGCCGGTCGAGGCAGTGCGCGACGTCTCCCTCACCGTCGGCCGGGGCGAGGTGCTCGGCCTCGCGGGGGAGTCCGGCTGCGGCAAGTCCACCCTCGCGTACGCCGTGCAGCGGCTCCTGAAACCCCCCGCCCGGATCACGGGCGGCCAGGTGGTGCTGCACGGCGTGCCGGGCTCTGTCGACGGCGCCGACGTCGACCTCACCACCCTGGCGCCCGCCGGGATGGACCGGCTGCGCTGGGACCAGATCGCCATGGTGTTCCAGGGCGCCATGAACTCGCTCAACCCCGTGCTGAGCGTGGGAGAGCAGCTCGCCGACGTGTTCACGAGGCACCGGCCCGCCATGCGTCGCGCCGAGCGCACCGCGGCGTGCGGCGCGCTGCTGGACATGGTGGGCGTCGGCGCGACCCGGCGGCGGTCCTACCCGCACGAGCTGTCCGGGGGTATGCGCCAGCGCGTCATGATCGCGATGGCGCTGGCCCTGCGGCCACGCCTGCTGGTGATGGACGAGCCGACGACGGCGCTGGACGTGCTGGTGCAGCGGGAGATCCTGCAGGAGATCTCGCGGCTGCGCGAGGAGCTCGGGTTCTCCGTCGTGTTCATCACGCACGACCTGCCGCTCCTGCTGGAGATCAGCGACCGCATCGCGGTCATGCGCGCCGGACGGATCGTGGAGATCGCCGCCGCGGCGGACCTCTACCACCACCCGCAGCACGAGTACACGAAGCGCCTGCTGGCCTCCTTCCCGAGCCTGACGGGCGAGCGCGGAGACTTCGTCCGGAAGGGGGTGACGGTATGA
- a CDS encoding peptidylprolyl isomerase, translated as MSTSKQRQRAQQARKQQVRQEQRQAARRARRRRLTALVAGLAALALVATFVVAALVSTSPGEAATEGEQCEPGTTDAREGHELPGPEVAENRSWTVTLHACATGAAQDITLELDGAAAPQAVASFVTLAEDGYFDGTGCHRLTTAGIFVLQCGDPTFTGMGGPGYEFGPVENAPENGLYPAGTVAMARAGSPDSMGSQFFLVYEDSEIPSEDGYTVFGEITSGLDVVQAVADEGVAGQATDGEPAGPVTIEGVETQ; from the coding sequence GTGTCGACCAGCAAGCAGCGTCAACGCGCCCAGCAGGCCAGGAAGCAGCAGGTGAGGCAGGAGCAGCGCCAGGCCGCCCGGAGGGCACGCCGGCGGCGCCTCACGGCCCTGGTCGCGGGCCTGGCGGCGCTCGCCCTGGTGGCCACCTTCGTGGTCGCCGCGCTGGTGAGCACGAGCCCGGGCGAGGCGGCCACCGAGGGCGAGCAGTGCGAGCCCGGCACCACCGACGCCCGCGAGGGCCACGAGCTGCCCGGCCCCGAGGTCGCCGAGAACCGCTCCTGGACCGTCACGCTGCACGCGTGCGCCACCGGTGCCGCCCAGGACATCACGCTCGAGCTGGACGGCGCGGCGGCGCCCCAGGCCGTGGCGAGCTTCGTCACGCTCGCCGAGGACGGCTACTTCGACGGCACCGGCTGTCACCGGCTCACCACCGCCGGGATCTTCGTGCTGCAGTGCGGCGATCCGACCTTCACCGGCATGGGCGGCCCGGGCTACGAGTTCGGGCCGGTGGAGAACGCACCGGAGAACGGCCTCTACCCGGCCGGAACCGTCGCGATGGCCCGTGCCGGAAGCCCTGACTCCATGGGCTCCCAGTTCTTCCTCGTGTACGAGGATTCCGAGATCCCGTCGGAGGACGGATATACGGTCTTCGGAGAGATCACATCCGGCCTGGACGTCGTCCAGGCAGTCGCGGACGAGGGCGTGGCCGGTCAGGCCACGGACGGCGAACCCGCCGGCCCCGTCACCATCGAAGGAGTTGAGACCCAGTGA
- a CDS encoding ABC transporter ATP-binding protein — translation MTTLELAGLTKRYRVRGAGHMLALDAVDLSITSGRTVALVGQSGSGKSTIARIITQLERETSGQVLLDGAPVPRRGKALRSYRQQVRMVFQDPFASLNPYHTVHHHIARPLLLDRVVPRDQVDTEVERLLDRVRLDPDLASRRPHELSGGQRQRIAIARALASRPALLVADEPVSMLDVSIRLGVLNLLAELQEADGLGVLYITHDLATARHFSDEIVVLHHGRVVERGPADDVILHPRHEYTRALRDASPDPERHFGGGRRPETTGSRS, via the coding sequence ATGACCACCCTCGAACTGGCCGGGCTGACCAAGCGGTACCGCGTGCGCGGTGCCGGTCACATGCTCGCCCTGGACGCGGTCGACCTGTCGATCACGTCCGGCCGGACGGTCGCGCTCGTCGGTCAGAGCGGCAGCGGCAAGTCCACGATCGCGAGGATCATCACGCAGCTGGAGCGGGAGACGTCGGGCCAGGTGCTCCTGGACGGTGCGCCGGTCCCGCGCCGCGGCAAGGCCCTGCGCTCCTACCGCCAGCAGGTGCGGATGGTGTTCCAGGACCCGTTCGCCTCGCTGAACCCGTACCACACGGTGCACCACCACATCGCGCGGCCCCTGCTGCTGGACCGCGTGGTGCCGCGTGACCAGGTCGACACCGAGGTGGAGCGCCTCCTGGACCGTGTCCGGCTCGACCCGGACCTCGCCTCCCGCCGGCCGCACGAGCTGTCCGGCGGGCAGCGCCAGCGCATCGCCATCGCGCGGGCGCTCGCGTCCCGCCCGGCGCTGCTCGTGGCCGACGAGCCGGTCTCGATGCTGGACGTGTCGATCCGGCTCGGCGTCCTCAACCTGCTGGCCGAACTCCAGGAGGCAGACGGGCTCGGCGTCCTGTACATCACCCACGACCTGGCCACCGCCCGCCACTTCAGCGACGAGATCGTCGTGCTGCACCACGGACGAGTGGTGGAGCGCGGCCCGGCCGACGACGTCATCCTGCACCCGCGGCACGAGTACACGCGCGCGCTCCGGGACGCCTCGCCCGACCCGGAGCGGCACTTCGGCGGCGGGCGCCGACCCGAGACCACCGGGAGCCGCTCATGA
- a CDS encoding ABC transporter permease — protein MRLLLRRAAFYLFTAWAAITINFFLPRMLKGDPVSAYLQKNQGRISPEAADALRTLFGLDSDKSLAQQYADYWVLLFSGDLGRSFSHGLAPVTEVIGVALPWTVGLVGIATVLSFLLGTTLGTLVGWFRGGRGDVIVPVATFFSAVPYFWMGLIAIAVFATGLGWFPASHAYSKGTSPSLSLEFIGDVVVHGTLPALTVVLASLGGWVLGMRNMMITVLDEDYVTVAQAKGLSRRRVVFAYAARNAVLPQLSSFALALGFIVGGTLVMELVFSYPGVGKLLLDATTAKDYPLMQGLFLVITLTVLVANLLADVAYAVLDPRTRQGES, from the coding sequence ATGAGACTCCTCCTGCGCCGCGCGGCCTTCTACCTGTTCACCGCCTGGGCCGCGATCACGATCAACTTCTTCCTGCCCCGCATGCTCAAGGGCGACCCGGTGAGCGCCTACCTGCAGAAGAACCAGGGCCGCATCAGCCCCGAGGCGGCCGACGCCCTGCGCACCCTGTTCGGGCTGGACAGCGACAAGTCGCTCGCCCAGCAGTACGCCGACTACTGGGTGCTGCTGTTCAGCGGCGACCTGGGCCGGTCCTTCTCCCACGGCCTCGCCCCCGTCACCGAGGTGATCGGTGTCGCCTTGCCGTGGACGGTCGGCCTCGTCGGCATCGCGACCGTGCTGAGCTTCCTGCTCGGCACCACCCTGGGAACCCTCGTCGGCTGGTTCCGCGGCGGTCGCGGCGACGTGATCGTGCCCGTGGCGACGTTCTTCTCCGCCGTCCCGTACTTCTGGATGGGCCTGATCGCCATCGCCGTCTTCGCCACGGGGCTGGGCTGGTTCCCGGCGTCGCACGCCTATTCCAAGGGCACGTCGCCCAGCCTGAGCCTGGAGTTCATCGGCGACGTCGTCGTGCACGGCACCCTGCCGGCGCTCACCGTCGTGCTCGCCTCGCTCGGCGGGTGGGTGCTCGGCATGCGGAACATGATGATCACCGTCCTCGACGAGGACTACGTGACCGTCGCGCAGGCCAAGGGCCTGAGCCGGCGCCGCGTCGTGTTCGCCTACGCGGCCCGCAACGCCGTGCTGCCGCAGCTGTCGAGCTTCGCGCTCGCGCTCGGCTTCATCGTGGGCGGCACGCTCGTCATGGAACTCGTGTTCTCCTACCCCGGCGTGGGCAAGCTGCTGCTCGACGCCACCACGGCCAAGGACTACCCGCTGATGCAGGGCCTGTTCCTGGTGATCACCTTGACGGTGCTCGTCGCCAATCTCCTGGCCGACGTCGCCTACGCCGTGCTCGACCCGCGTACCCGGCAGGGGGAGTCCTGA
- a CDS encoding TetR/AcrR family transcriptional regulator, translating to MNSTTRQPRRSRPETLARRERILEAAMTTFGARGYNKGPLTEIADQVGMTHAGVLHHFGSKDQLLLEVLRYRDETDVKDLEGQHIPGGIDLFRHLVRTALLNARRAGLVQAYVVLSAESVTEGHPARDWFVERYRTLRREVGEAFRTVCAERGIDEPATVDRAAASILAVMDGLQVQWLLDPDQVDLAESSAFAIEAIVAQVLDPREAL from the coding sequence ATGAACTCCACGACGCGCCAGCCCCGACGCTCACGGCCGGAGACCCTCGCCCGGCGCGAGCGGATCCTCGAAGCGGCCATGACCACCTTCGGCGCGCGCGGATACAACAAGGGACCGCTGACGGAGATCGCGGACCAGGTCGGCATGACGCACGCCGGCGTGCTGCACCACTTCGGGTCGAAGGACCAGCTCCTGCTCGAGGTACTGCGGTACCGCGACGAGACCGACGTGAAGGACCTGGAAGGGCAGCACATCCCCGGCGGGATCGACCTGTTCCGGCACCTCGTGCGGACCGCTCTGCTCAACGCCCGGCGCGCCGGGCTCGTGCAGGCCTACGTCGTGCTCTCGGCCGAGTCCGTCACCGAGGGGCACCCGGCCCGGGACTGGTTCGTGGAGCGGTATCGCACGCTGCGCCGCGAGGTCGGCGAGGCGTTCCGCACGGTCTGCGCCGAGCGCGGCATCGACGAGCCCGCCACCGTGGACCGGGCCGCCGCCTCGATCCTCGCGGTGATGGACGGGCTCCAGGTGCAGTGGCTCCTGGACCCGGACCAGGTCGACCTCGCCGAGTCGAGCGCCTTCGCGATCGAGGCGATCGTCGCCCAGGTGCTGGACCCGCGCGAAGCGCTCTGA
- the hisS gene encoding histidine--tRNA ligase, with amino-acid sequence MARIAPLSGFPEWLPQGRIVEQHVLDVLRRTFELHGFAGIETRAVEPLDQLLRKGETSKEVYVLSRLQELDEAEQKERGDKQLGLHFDLTVPFARYVLENAGRLTFPFKRYQIQRVWRGERPQDGRFREFTQADIDVVGAGELPYHYEVEVPLVMAEAFGALREIGLPPVRILVNNRKVAEGFYRGIGLSDVEGVLRQIDKLDKIGPEQVAALLVDECGASEDQAKACLALAGISGSDASVIADVRMLAESYGAVTELLTTGLAELETLVVAAGRRAPGVVVADLKIARGLDYYTGSVYETVLVGHEQLGSVCSGGRYDTLASDGKNTYPGVGLSIGVSRLVSRLLSGELVTATRSVPTAVLVAVTAEETRPLSDAVAGVLRERGIPCEVAPAAAKFGKQIKYADRRGIPFVWFPGEPGQGADDAGGVPAATGAGLAGSVKDIRSGDQVDADAKTWQPPAEDLHPRVVPGGGSGK; translated from the coding sequence ATGGCCCGTATCGCACCTCTCTCCGGATTCCCCGAATGGCTCCCGCAAGGCCGCATCGTCGAGCAGCACGTGCTCGACGTGCTGCGTCGCACCTTCGAGCTGCACGGGTTCGCCGGGATCGAGACCCGGGCAGTCGAACCGCTCGACCAGTTGCTGCGCAAGGGGGAGACCTCCAAGGAGGTCTACGTGCTCTCACGTCTCCAGGAACTCGACGAGGCGGAACAGAAGGAACGGGGCGACAAACAGCTCGGCCTCCACTTCGATCTCACCGTGCCGTTCGCGCGATACGTGCTGGAGAACGCCGGCAGGCTCACCTTCCCGTTCAAGCGGTACCAGATCCAGCGGGTGTGGCGCGGCGAACGCCCTCAGGACGGCAGGTTCCGCGAGTTCACGCAGGCCGACATCGACGTCGTCGGCGCCGGGGAACTCCCGTATCACTACGAGGTCGAGGTCCCTCTCGTCATGGCCGAGGCGTTCGGCGCCCTGCGCGAGATCGGTCTGCCGCCGGTACGCATCCTCGTCAACAACCGCAAGGTCGCCGAGGGGTTCTACCGCGGCATCGGCCTGTCCGACGTCGAGGGCGTGCTGCGGCAGATCGACAAGCTCGACAAGATCGGCCCCGAGCAGGTCGCCGCGCTCCTCGTCGACGAGTGCGGCGCGAGTGAGGACCAGGCCAAGGCGTGCCTGGCGCTCGCGGGGATCAGCGGGTCCGACGCGTCCGTGATCGCGGACGTGCGCATGCTCGCCGAGTCCTACGGCGCGGTGACGGAACTCCTGACCACCGGGCTCGCCGAGCTGGAGACGCTCGTCGTGGCCGCGGGCCGGAGAGCGCCCGGCGTCGTCGTGGCGGACCTGAAGATCGCCCGGGGCCTGGACTACTACACCGGCTCCGTCTACGAGACGGTGCTGGTGGGGCACGAGCAGCTCGGGTCGGTGTGCTCCGGCGGCCGGTACGACACGCTGGCGTCGGACGGGAAGAACACCTACCCGGGAGTCGGCCTGTCGATCGGCGTCAGCAGGCTGGTGTCCCGGTTGCTGTCCGGGGAGCTCGTCACCGCGACCCGCAGCGTGCCGACGGCGGTGCTCGTCGCCGTCACGGCGGAGGAGACGCGGCCGCTGTCCGACGCCGTCGCCGGTGTGCTGCGCGAGCGTGGCATCCCGTGCGAGGTGGCCCCTGCGGCCGCGAAGTTCGGCAAGCAGATCAAGTACGCGGACCGCCGTGGTATCCCGTTCGTCTGGTTCCCGGGCGAGCCCGGGCAGGGAGCGGACGACGCCGGCGGGGTGCCTGCCGCCACCGGGGCCGGCCTCGCGGGCTCGGTCAAGGACATCCGCTCAGGCGATCAGGTCGACGCCGACGCGAAGACGTGGCAGCCCCCGGCTGAGGACCTGCACCCGCGTGTGGTGCCCGGGGGCGGGTCAGGGAAGTAG
- a CDS encoding Rv2578c family radical SAM protein: MCSNLCVRWASQELTTDDGALPGLELPALRTAGLVRSVRSPEFDGVTFHEVVARSALSKVPAASRMPFRWTVNPYRGCSHACTYCLDPATPVLLGDGTWRAIGELVPGDRVIGTLPDGGRRVLVETDVRDAWRTVKRAYRVTTADGTTLVASGDHRFLTGDGWRYVASAPADGAQPRPTPIGRAASGDVSSGHAPPGPGAARSPRLVLRPGDGLVGIGSGGARAGSPHTGPRPVDVVGRLVRTSPGQAVVSVEDLGHETGMIDITTGTGDFVANGVISHNCYARGTHEFLDLDAGADFDSQVVVKVNVDEVLRAELARPSWNREPVALGTNTDPYQRAEGRYRLMPGIIAALAGSGTPFSILTKGTLLRRDLPLLTEAAERVEVGLGVSLAFADEELQQRVEPGTPTPRARLALIRAIRDAGLPCGVMVAPVLPWLTDSRDHLARLLDAVAEAGATGATVLPLHLRPGAREWYLDWLRREFPQHAAGYRRVFGDRAYIDRRYQDWLWSRAEPLLAERGLGRAALRFDGGQGGTVDGDGPRGGDGVAGGPPESGTPRRTSPEVARDDEGAYPEGSMPASIGSPGSDPAPGGVSGQGALF; encoded by the coding sequence ATGTGTTCGAATCTCTGCGTGCGATGGGCAAGTCAGGAACTCACCACGGACGACGGCGCGCTGCCGGGCCTCGAGCTGCCCGCGCTGCGCACGGCCGGGCTGGTCCGCAGCGTCCGCAGTCCCGAGTTCGACGGCGTCACGTTCCACGAGGTCGTCGCGAGAAGCGCGCTGTCGAAGGTTCCGGCCGCGTCCCGGATGCCGTTCCGCTGGACCGTGAACCCCTACCGGGGCTGCAGTCACGCCTGCACCTACTGCTTGGATCCGGCGACGCCCGTGCTGCTCGGCGACGGCACGTGGCGGGCCATCGGCGAGCTGGTCCCGGGGGACCGGGTCATCGGCACGTTGCCCGACGGCGGTCGCCGCGTGCTGGTCGAGACGGATGTCCGCGACGCGTGGCGCACGGTCAAGCGCGCGTATCGCGTGACGACGGCCGACGGCACCACGCTCGTCGCCAGCGGCGACCACCGATTCCTGACCGGTGACGGCTGGCGGTACGTGGCGAGCGCGCCGGCTGACGGTGCGCAGCCCCGTCCGACACCGATCGGCCGCGCAGCGTCCGGCGACGTGTCATCCGGCCACGCACCGCCCGGCCCGGGAGCGGCACGTTCTCCGCGGCTCGTGCTGCGCCCGGGCGACGGGCTCGTGGGTATCGGATCCGGTGGTGCGCGGGCGGGATCGCCGCACACCGGTCCTCGCCCCGTCGACGTCGTCGGCCGCCTCGTGCGTACCTCTCCCGGCCAGGCCGTGGTGTCCGTCGAGGATCTGGGCCACGAGACCGGCATGATCGACATCACCACCGGGACCGGCGACTTCGTCGCCAACGGTGTGATCAGCCACAACTGCTACGCGCGCGGCACCCACGAGTTCCTCGACCTCGATGCCGGCGCCGATTTCGACTCCCAGGTGGTGGTCAAGGTCAACGTGGACGAGGTGTTGCGGGCGGAGCTGGCCAGACCCTCCTGGAATCGGGAGCCGGTCGCCCTCGGCACCAACACGGACCCGTACCAGCGCGCGGAGGGGCGGTACCGCCTGATGCCCGGGATCATCGCGGCACTGGCGGGCTCCGGTACGCCGTTCTCGATCCTCACCAAGGGCACCCTGCTGCGCCGCGACCTGCCACTGCTCACGGAGGCGGCGGAGCGTGTCGAGGTCGGGCTGGGCGTCTCCCTCGCCTTCGCGGACGAGGAGCTCCAGCAGCGGGTCGAACCCGGTACGCCGACACCGCGTGCCCGGCTGGCCCTGATCCGGGCTATCCGCGACGCGGGCCTGCCGTGCGGGGTCATGGTGGCGCCGGTACTGCCCTGGCTCACCGACTCCCGGGATCATCTCGCCCGCCTTCTCGACGCCGTGGCCGAGGCCGGTGCCACCGGTGCGACGGTGCTCCCCCTGCACCTGCGCCCGGGTGCCCGGGAGTGGTACCTGGACTGGTTGCGGCGTGAGTTCCCCCAGCACGCGGCGGGTTATCGCCGCGTCTTCGGCGACCGCGCGTACATCGACCGTCGCTACCAGGACTGGCTGTGGTCGCGGGCCGAGCCGCTCCTCGCCGAGCGCGGTCTCGGCCGGGCCGCGCTCCGGTTCGACGGCGGCCAGGGCGGGACCGTCGACGGCGACGGGCCCCGTGGCGGCGACGGTGTCGCCGGCGGTCCGCCGGAGAGTGGCACTCCCCGCCGGACCTCGCCCGAGGTGGCCCGGGACGACGAGGGCGCGTACCCCGAGGGGTCGATGCCGGCGTCGATCGGGTCTCCCGGGAGCGACCCGGCACCCGGTGGGGTCAGCGGCCAGGGCGCCCTCTTCTGA
- a CDS encoding ABC transporter substrate-binding protein, translated as MTTTSRARRSASRPVAVAAATLAATLLLTACAGGAGGDDESVAPGDGSLTIAKPDGAITTESNNPWVGDSSALTLGYVNAVLEPLAFVNMVNPSDDVTPWLASELEWNEDYSAVTVTAREGVTWNDGEEFGAEDIAFTFGLLQDKPELDTAALGIEKVATEGDQVTITFTGSMYAKQDKVLHRHIVPEHVWAAVEDPATYENPEPVGTGPYTLTEFTTQSVELSARDDYWGGELAVPTLYYVSYNDNTALTTALAGGEADWAQAFIPNVQSAYVDKDPDNVYWAATGLGIDAMFVNTTEKPFDDVAFRQAMNMVIDRDKHAEIAREGGVTPLTSVTGLPSPAGDEFVASSYVGQTYEVDVDGAKAVLEDAGYTGVGDDLVDPDGEPVEFELSVPQGWSDYVTGISLISDAAQELGATTTLDTPDADSWWAAKTEGDFQAILHWTDTGATPYDLYSDAMDGRWLKPVGEAADYNFGRFDSPEATDALDAYLTATDDSARAEALAVVQEVFVEEVPIMPVGNRPFIGEYNTRSYVGWPGEDDPYTSPDPTQPSAVLVLTSLEAKG; from the coding sequence GTGACAACGACGTCCCGTGCGAGGCGCAGTGCCTCACGCCCCGTCGCGGTAGCAGCCGCGACCCTGGCCGCAACGCTCCTGCTCACTGCTTGCGCGGGCGGCGCCGGCGGCGACGACGAGTCCGTCGCCCCCGGCGACGGCTCGCTCACGATCGCGAAGCCCGACGGCGCGATCACCACCGAGTCCAACAACCCCTGGGTGGGCGACTCCTCGGCGCTCACGCTCGGTTACGTCAACGCGGTCCTCGAGCCGCTCGCGTTCGTCAACATGGTGAACCCGTCGGACGACGTCACGCCGTGGCTCGCGTCCGAGCTGGAGTGGAACGAGGACTACAGCGCGGTCACCGTCACCGCGCGCGAGGGCGTGACGTGGAACGACGGCGAGGAGTTCGGCGCCGAAGACATCGCGTTCACGTTCGGCCTGCTCCAGGACAAGCCTGAGCTGGACACCGCCGCGCTCGGCATCGAGAAGGTCGCCACCGAGGGCGACCAGGTGACGATCACGTTCACCGGCTCGATGTACGCCAAGCAGGACAAGGTGCTGCACCGGCACATCGTCCCCGAGCACGTCTGGGCGGCGGTCGAGGACCCGGCCACCTACGAGAACCCGGAGCCGGTCGGCACCGGCCCCTACACGCTGACCGAGTTCACCACGCAGTCCGTCGAGCTCTCGGCCCGGGACGACTACTGGGGCGGCGAGCTCGCCGTGCCGACGCTCTACTACGTCTCCTACAACGACAACACCGCCCTGACCACGGCCCTGGCGGGCGGCGAGGCGGACTGGGCGCAGGCCTTCATCCCGAACGTGCAGTCGGCGTACGTCGACAAGGACCCGGACAACGTCTACTGGGCCGCCACCGGCCTCGGCATCGACGCCATGTTCGTCAACACCACCGAGAAGCCGTTCGACGACGTCGCCTTCCGCCAGGCGATGAACATGGTGATCGACCGCGACAAGCACGCCGAGATCGCCCGCGAGGGCGGCGTCACGCCGCTGACGTCCGTGACCGGCCTCCCGAGCCCGGCCGGCGACGAGTTCGTGGCCTCCTCGTACGTCGGCCAGACGTACGAGGTCGACGTCGACGGTGCGAAGGCCGTCCTCGAGGACGCCGGCTACACGGGCGTCGGGGACGACCTCGTGGACCCCGACGGCGAGCCGGTCGAGTTCGAGCTCAGCGTCCCGCAGGGCTGGAGCGACTACGTCACGGGCATCAGCCTGATCTCCGACGCCGCGCAGGAGCTCGGCGCCACCACGACGCTCGACACCCCCGACGCCGACTCCTGGTGGGCGGCCAAGACCGAGGGCGACTTCCAGGCGATCCTGCACTGGACCGACACGGGTGCCACGCCCTACGACCTGTACAGCGACGCGATGGACGGCCGCTGGCTGAAGCCGGTCGGTGAGGCCGCGGACTACAACTTCGGCCGCTTCGACAGCCCGGAGGCGACCGACGCGCTCGACGCCTACCTGACCGCCACGGACGACTCTGCCCGCGCCGAGGCGCTCGCGGTGGTCCAGGAGGTCTTCGTCGAGGAGGTCCCGATCATGCCGGTCGGCAACCGCCCGTTCATCGGCGAGTACAACACGCGCAGCTACGTCGGCTGGCCCGGTGAGGACGACCCCTACACCAGCCCCGACCCGACGCAGCCCTCGGCCGTGCTCGTCCTGACCTCGCTCGAGGCCAAGGGCTGA